From a region of the Butyrivibrio sp. AE3004 genome:
- a CDS encoding MFS transporter: MIKRRDTWMYLLILLLVAELAIVFISVMAFLNYRTSALNLEEQVISKIEKDTVTNLETAIGFGKSFENYYGMDEVFENFDSQLDGTVSFVIGKDGELMYFLPSDDRDVEKEINDFISSREFARKYDELPQNDGGIIKKGRSEVILTAIHQDEEILGYFGCLYSGEAFEEGFEILKKDVVVLSVIVGVIEMMVLAILVIIIRSDKFLETGKGKENRNFEKAITIIVMTISIIVLSTLLINRFQNDYIGKMEDSIKVTMQNLEDTIRRVQSQGVDLREVDDLKDYIEERVYSLTMIKSVRVIDHITEFKRTDEESDILSYAINLNEKDGIMLFLEAELSTEAMKKEMYHIVLVLLSTMIILMIFVFELNNITELLVDKFEKSSGKGKSFSEKQVGIALRFSGFLCSTAEYMCVPYAAMLIRESGESVFGLSVGMTAALPLTLEGLTQMISMLLLPRFVKKFNIRVMLIVSTILMIICNVTAFSMSTALIIILCRAVAGIAYAGFKQVSNYLITKGYETETGRSDNISQDNAGLLAGATCGAGLGAILSANTGYAMTFVFSACLFFAYLLASFFLLPWRALKEKGENSGEEEKPVKIGSIIRMIFSWEMLFYVVVIGIPLNIGVMLCVTLIPAICQTNGISSVMLSYCYIANGIAGIYIGPYLVSMAKKIFGIPLSIAFAFSLTAVSIFILKMPPLPLMIVITSMILGFLDGFATPMCTDQFMELKVVKKSVDESSALILSVVLSYVLLTFAPVIAELLLIPEKGVFSPMMIGAAVYAVAAVCVFFFKRKA, translated from the coding sequence ATGATTAAGAGAAGAGATACCTGGATGTATCTGTTGATATTGCTTTTGGTTGCCGAACTGGCCATAGTCTTTATCTCGGTAATGGCCTTTCTTAACTACCGTACATCGGCACTGAATCTGGAAGAACAGGTTATTTCCAAAATTGAAAAGGATACCGTTACAAACCTTGAAACTGCCATAGGCTTTGGTAAAAGCTTTGAGAATTACTATGGTATGGATGAGGTGTTCGAAAACTTTGACAGTCAGTTGGATGGAACGGTGTCCTTTGTGATCGGAAAAGATGGTGAGCTTATGTACTTCCTCCCATCCGATGACAGGGATGTAGAGAAAGAGATTAATGATTTCATAAGCAGCAGGGAGTTTGCAAGAAAATATGATGAACTTCCCCAAAATGACGGCGGGATCATAAAAAAAGGTCGCAGCGAGGTTATCCTTACAGCTATTCATCAGGATGAGGAAATTCTCGGATATTTTGGATGTCTTTACTCCGGAGAGGCTTTTGAAGAAGGCTTTGAAATTCTGAAAAAAGATGTGGTCGTATTATCAGTGATAGTTGGCGTTATTGAAATGATGGTCCTTGCAATCTTAGTCATAATAATAAGATCGGACAAATTCCTGGAAACAGGTAAAGGAAAAGAAAACCGTAATTTTGAAAAGGCCATTACAATTATTGTAATGACTATAAGCATCATTGTTTTATCAACTCTTTTGATAAACAGATTCCAGAATGATTATATAGGAAAAATGGAGGATTCCATTAAGGTTACCATGCAAAATCTTGAGGATACGATAAGGCGTGTCCAGAGCCAGGGTGTTGACCTCAGAGAGGTGGATGACCTTAAGGACTATATTGAGGAAAGAGTTTATTCTCTTACGATGATCAAATCGGTTCGGGTAATCGATCACATTACTGAATTTAAAAGGACAGATGAAGAATCCGATATTTTGTCTTACGCCATAAATTTAAATGAAAAAGACGGGATTATGCTATTTCTTGAGGCAGAGCTTTCTACTGAAGCAATGAAGAAGGAAATGTACCATATTGTTCTTGTTCTTCTTTCAACAATGATAATCCTGATGATTTTTGTATTTGAGCTTAATAATATTACTGAACTTTTGGTTGATAAGTTTGAAAAATCATCGGGGAAAGGAAAAAGCTTTTCTGAAAAGCAGGTTGGAATTGCCCTCAGATTTTCGGGATTTTTATGCTCTACGGCGGAATATATGTGTGTTCCCTATGCAGCTATGCTAATAAGAGAGAGCGGAGAGTCTGTATTTGGCCTTTCTGTCGGTATGACGGCAGCACTTCCTCTTACCCTGGAAGGCTTAACGCAGATGATCTCAATGCTGCTTCTCCCGCGCTTTGTAAAGAAGTTTAATATACGTGTAATGCTCATTGTTTCAACGATCCTGATGATCATATGCAATGTGACAGCCTTTAGCATGAGTACGGCTTTGATAATAATCCTGTGCAGGGCTGTTGCAGGTATTGCTTATGCGGGCTTTAAGCAGGTTTCAAATTATCTTATCACAAAGGGGTATGAGACTGAGACAGGAAGAAGCGACAATATTTCCCAGGACAATGCAGGACTTCTTGCCGGAGCTACCTGCGGAGCGGGCCTTGGTGCTATTCTTTCAGCAAATACAGGTTATGCAATGACTTTTGTTTTTTCTGCATGTCTGTTTTTCGCATATCTTTTGGCTTCGTTCTTCCTTCTTCCATGGAGAGCTTTAAAGGAAAAGGGAGAGAATTCCGGAGAAGAGGAGAAGCCTGTTAAAATCGGAAGCATTATCAGGATGATCTTTTCATGGGAGATGCTGTTCTATGTGGTAGTAATAGGTATTCCGCTTAATATCGGTGTCATGCTGTGCGTAACACTTATTCCCGCAATCTGTCAGACAAACGGCATTTCTTCTGTCATGCTGTCATATTGCTATATTGCCAATGGTATCGCAGGAATATATATAGGACCCTATCTGGTATCTATGGCAAAGAAGATATTTGGAATCCCGCTATCCATAGCGTTTGCTTTTTCTCTGACTGCAGTCAGTATCTTTATACTCAAAATGCCTCCGCTTCCGCTCATGATAGTTATAACAAGCATGATTTTGGGCTTTTTGGATGGATTTGCCACACCTATGTGTACCGACCAGTTTATGGAACTTAAGGTGGTAAAAAAATCCGTGGATGAATCCTCTGCACTTATTCTTTCAGTAGTGCTCTCGTATGTGCTGCTTACTTTTGCACCTGTTATTGCAGAGCTTCTTCTGATTCCGGAAAAGGGTGTATTTTCACCAATGATGATCGGAGCAGCAGTCTATGCGGTCGCTGCAGTATGTGTATTCTTTTTCAAACGGAAAGCATAG